The Pyrus communis chromosome 8, drPyrComm1.1, whole genome shotgun sequence region GGAAGGTATTTATGTTATTGTTATCTCATTAGCGTGCCCTTATCCTGGGATTCTTGGGATCAGCTAATTGAATTTTCACAGTGCAAATGGATGCTTTAATGTTTTCTACGTTGAGTGCAGGTGGATTCTTAAGAGTGATTATCTGGAAGCTAGTGATAAGGAAGGAAGGTTTTTGGAAGAAGAACCTTATGAATGGTACAAGAATGGTACCATCAATTTGGAGGCCCCAAGGAAGTGGCGGCTCTTGAGAGAGAGAACAGGCCATGGTGCGTTCCACGGAATGCGCATTATCATATATGGTGAATGTATTGCACCACCTTTGGTATgtcatttttcccaattttaaTTTCGATTTTTTTTACATTGTTCTGATGCAAATTGTGCCTTATCTTTTGCCAAAGAACATTAGATATCTTTCTCAAATAGTCCAATTCTTTTTTCATGCTTATGGGGGATGTTATTGCTCGGAATCCATTGAAAGCCAACTAGAGAGTTAACCAGAATGTGCACTTCTTGTCTTCAAACAGGATACTCTGAAGCGTGTCATGAAGGCTGGTGATGGAACAATTTTGGCAACTTCTCCTCCTTACACCCGCTTCCTTAAGTCAGGGGTTGACTATGCCATTGTCAGTCCAGGCATGCCCCATGCCGATATGTGGGTACAAGAGTTGTTGAAGCATGAGATACCCTGCGTTGTGGCCGATTACTTGGTTGAGTACGTGTGCAAACCTGGGCACCGGCTTGACAGACACGTGCTATACAACACCAATGCGTGGGCAGAGAAGTCATTTGAGAGAGTGCAGAGCAGGGCGAAGGACATGGTGGGGGAAGCGTTTACAGGTGAGGATGGTGATGATTCTAGTTGCGGTGGTGGTAGTGATATAGCTTGCGTGGTGTGTGGGTGTGGGGAGAGAGGAGAGGTGATGTTGATATGCGGCAACGAAAGTGGGAGCGTGGGGTGTGGAATTGGTACTCATATCGAGTGCTGCAGTCCACCGCTCGAAAGTATTCCGGAGGATGACTGGTTTTGTCCAAACTGTAGTTGGAGCAAAAACAGCACCAAGTCTtccaagaaaaggaagaagggtTTGTTGGTTGACAGTTAATGGCTTGTAGAGCAGAGTAAAACTACTGTATTGTAAATCTGTAATCGTACGATGATATTGATTTTGATTAATAAATGCACACAAGAGAAGAGAAGTGAAGTTGTTTTCTGAGTTGTGACTGGGCCATGTTAATGTATGatcacaacattcatacatcacGTGTTTGTTTACTTCTAGTTCTATCACCACCagaaaatttttaaattgtcCGGTATTTAAGTAGGTACTTTATGTTGAACTTATTGTTAGGTGTTAGATTTTGTCGCAAAAGGCACCGCTCGAGTTAGGAGTGGAAGTTctcatatattaattgtatattaCTTTGTCACATAATTGATATTAGATCCTATTCTTCAACACTCTACATGTTATAATACCATTGGAGGCataaaaaatatcaattttCTCACTTATATGATAACATGTGGGGTACCATGTAATACTGTATAGCACCCGGCATGTATCGTAAGTCGAATGATACAGGGTACATGTACAACTGTTATCTCAAAGTAGTATTTTATGGAAGctatatacttgttttacatcGAAGGGTTACACTTTTTGAAAacgttttacaaaactttatttataGGTCCACTcacttttgtttaatttagCGGCAAAGCTCTAGTGACCGAGAATTTCTAGCAAAATTTGACATTAAGAAGGCTTCTCCTTACGATGTAAatgttctttatttttattgcaATTTATTTATACTCTGACATCACTTTTGCGATAAGATTTCAACACAGCTTACATGCGCATAATAGTATTAGTTACTTCAAGTTTTAAATTAGTAGCACCTTCTACATTACCATCATTTTATGACTTCGTTACCCTTCAGATATCGGTTAGCACAGTTCGATTCAAGTGTCCGGGTAAACATTCTGAGTCGAAGTGTGTCCTAAACTTTGAAAAAATCCCTCCTACCATCACTTGGATTCCTGGAAGTCTTGAGCTCTTCTCTTCTAGTTCTGGTGCTCTCTCAGAGGTCCATCCGATCCAACCTCCTCCCTCCTGAGCCATCGATCACCTATGTCTTATcttctgagagagagagagagagagagactctgTCTGATGAAGCATGCCTTGAGAGTGGTTAACTCTAGTGATTAGTGGTCGAACTTGAAAGGATATATTCAGAACCGTACACTATATATTATGGAAAAAGGTAGTATCCTATGAGGAGATGAGATGAGACGAGGTTAGATTAGAGAGAAATGCGAAAGAGACTTTTTTAAAGTGAAACTCTCTATGAACTTTCGGTTATATGTTTTtgatacaatattttataatgttgatataaaaattaaagttaaattaTGAAACGACAGAGAGTCTATGTCCAACTTAAAAAGAgttttcttagcatttctctacaTTAGAAGAGACGTCTCACTCATGTTGACATTTCTTATTGGTGGCCCCTCACATAGAATCATATAGTAGTAGCTTACTAGCTTGAGGGTTGAGACAGAGCGAATAAAAGTGGGAACCATTCAACCAACTGAAACAATTGGAAAAACTGCCAAAAGAGGTGGGACTGTTtttgggggagggggtgggttgGTGTGTGGAGTGTGAATGAGTTcaactttcaagttttcaacaCACAAAGAAAAAACAGGACTTCCACAACTAGCTAAAAGGCTAAAGGGATGCTGCAAATTAAGGTATATAAGTCAAAGAAAGTGAGTGACCAAATTTTACCATCTATACCCACTTTACCAaatttattatcatttttttgaAGAGAAACAATAGTGATTTCATTGATAGATTAAAAGTCATTACAATTGTGTAAAACATCAAtcttcacgttttttttttgttttgtttttgtttttttacagTGAATGGTTTCCAACATTAGAACTAGCGTACTCCTGCTTTATTATATCATCAtacacccacccacccaccctTATGAAAGCACACGGAgagcataacaaaaaaaaaagaaaaaaaaaagtaagagagAGAGTAATTAAGAGCGCAATTACAGCCTTGTGGATTGTTGATTATTAACAAGTGGTTGCTAACCTACTACTTTTCAACACCCCAAGAACATGTGGCAATTATATGTTACAtataaagagaaagagaaagagagagagagagagagagatttggatCCGATTGGTAAATTTGATTAATCATAATACATACAAGATGATTAGATTAGTGACAATTGGAAATTCCCAAATCATCTTTTTGGTTGATGTTTCTTAAAGGGACAAATAAAAGGGTGGAGCCAATTAAGAAAAGCAAAACATAACTGAAGAGTGGATTGAAAGGATGGAAGCTAAAGCGGAGTGATTGGGATAAAAGGAGCTCACTGCTCATATCATCACACTTgcaacaaaagaaaaggaaaccgTGACTTGAGTAAATGTTCCGTAACCCGTTTGCTGTTTTTTAAACAGGAGCATTTTTGCTACAATCTTTTCACTTACAACCCTGAagtgttgtgtgtgtgtgtatttattagGTCCTGCTGGGGTTGGGTAGGCCGGGGCCAATACAATCTTTTTCTGGCATTTGGCATTGGCAAACAGTCGTATGATCGTATCCTGTCCTCTTTTCCGGCAAAGTGAAAACTGACAGTTTGGTAAGTTTTGGATGGGGCAGCAGCGCAGCCAGTAGGCACAGACATTTCCCATGGAACAGAGAACCCCTTGCTTTTTGGGACCTAAAACCATAAATGCAATTACAGTTTAGCTACAAAAGCCATTAACCAATTGCCTTTGGATCCATCTCAATCCCATCTGTACTGTAATTCTAGTGGTTGTTCTTCATCTCATTAATTTCCACCCATTCCTTCTCCCCTTCTTAAATAATCCTAACTTGAAAATGGACGAATACACTTGTAGaaataaacattaaatttaatcaaacggttatatgattttgaattttgatgattttacaaAGATAATTTTTAAGAGAAAACCttcagatcgttgaaatacaATATAGAGTTagtttcacaaaaaaaatgtataaaaaaatgtGTCATCGGATCCcccacaaacaaacataatgaTGCTCCTGCACAAACGCAAACGGTTGTAcgtatgttatatatatatatatatatatatatttgaaaacaGTATTATATTTACGAACACGTGCATCAATAAATGAATGTATCTGGATTCCGTAATATCATTACATaaatctgtgtgtgtgtgtatgcgcAGTAGCAGTAGCATTACTATTTTTTCTTGATCTAGTAGCTCTTTACGGGGTTGCAAAGTAACAGTGGAATAATTTATCGAGTAAaatatgtgaataaataaataaagcgtATTCCGCTCCCCCAACCAGCACTTCACACAGAGATGGAGAATGGGAGATGCATAATTATTGATTATTATTGTTTTACTGAAGCTTTGCAATGGAAGGAAGGAGAAACGAGAAAGGGGGAGAGAGTGGAAAGAAACAACAAGAGTTCATGGATGCCTGCTGAAGCTTCAGCGACTAAATCACTCTTAGACAGCCATAAAAGTTGTTAATCTTGCTAGATTCAGCaattaaagtttttgttttcctattttctggtttttctttttatttatttagttttattgtattttagaattttaaacTGTTAAAAATTAATAGCTTCTTAcaacttaatatttttttttagaataatgCTAAGTAGACCAATTTTgataaaccaaataatgtgattATTGTGTTTGAATTAGTACTTTTAAGTGTTAATGCGGTTGGTTTATATGATCCGATAAAAGCAAAAAATTCAGAAAGTAGAAAATTTGTACACGTCTTgaaatattcttttttttttttttggtttgtacAGACTACAGACAGAAAACAAAATGAAGCAAGATTCTTCCCGCCGGTATTGTACTTGCAATTTTTCAATCAGCAGCTCAGTGCCTCATACTTGACTGGAATTGGGCGGTTAAACCCAACCTGCGACAGCAAATTCCCCACCACCGCAATGTCTCTGCAAAACACCCCTTGGAACGACGCCGCCGCTTCTTTCGCTTCCGATGACGACGAATGCATATTATTCTTGTTATGAATACTACGATTCCTATTGCTAGAATTGGAAGAccaagaggaggaggaggaggattccATTGCTGCTGCTTGAGATTCTTGGGCTTGGTTTTGGGATACATGCACTTGCATTGCTGCTGCTTGAGCTCCCTGTAATGCAGCTGCAGCTTTCTTCCTCTGTTTCTCAGCTGCCTCCTCCTCCGTGATGGTTGCCATCACGTTTGAATAACCCTTTTGCAGCAATCTGTAAAGCAACAGAGCTGACATCTTCGCTTTATCCCTAATTGAATCTACATCCCGATCATCCACCAGCTCGCACCGGTCAATAAAAATGGTGGCCTTATCGGGCTTGTGCCTTAAACAGAGCAGCAAATGTGCTCTCTCCAACTCGGACCTCGAACACCCCCGTCGCAACCCAATCAAAGCATAGTAATCCACATTTCCTGTTTCCCCCGAAGCCACCCTCTGCTTCAATTGCTGTATCTTGGTCGTCAGCAAACACAGCCTCCCCGGAATCTCCCTGTACCTCACGTTGTGCCGCTTCCACGCCGGCCCCAGCAGCTTCCGATCCCTCAAGATGGAGTTGTACAAAAGCTTCAAGTGTTCCAGGTCATGTAGGCAATCCGGCAAACACCGGATGGTCTCCAAAAGTGAGGCTCTCGTGTCCAATGCTTGTATACAACTCGGCTCAAGAGCCAGAGTCCGATTGCAGTCCGCGATAGCCTCGGCAATCCGCCCCGCTGCCCGGAAAGCAGAGGCGCGCTGCATGTAGCACTCTGCCAGGAATCCCTGTGGAGCTCCACGGCGGCCGTCCAAAATTTTGGAGAAGTGGCGGATAGCCTCGGAGTAAAGGCCTGCGTCGAGGGCAGCGATTGCGGCAGTTCGGCGGCGGAGGAGGAGCTTAATGTGGGTGAGGAGATGGGTAACGGTTTCGGACTCGGATAACATCCTAGGAGGCGTGGCGGGTGCGTTGGCGGAAGAGAGCATGTCGTTGGAGGGATTGAAGCTGGACAGAGAGAAACTGTCGTCGGACCAGCATATGCTCTGGCGGCGGAATGCGGCAGTGGCGAGGCGTTTCCCGGTCTGGAGGAGAGCCATGGCGTCCTCCATTAGGCCGAGGTGGCAACACGCCTGGCCCAGTACCAAATACCTGTGTCGCCAATTGGTAAATTAACGCAATTAGCAttaataagtaattaaaaacaaGACATGGTACCATAACTAAAGattaaagtttataataataatgtgGGGCACACGGCAATTAGGCAAATcctatattttatttatattttaaaaattgttaGCTGGCTCTGCAAATTTGGAAGTCAAAATTTCTGGAACACGACTGGATTTCATTCTTGTCATGTccaatttgtaaaaaaaaactcttagGACAAAGTTTTATTCCAACTCAACTACAAAAGTCTACCAAAACTTACAAACTGGGGACACATTACCAACGTTACAACGTAACCGGTTAAAATGGATCTCTCttttgaaatatataaaatCGAGAATTTCATTTAAAACAGTTGGCAGTGCATTTAGTAGTGAAACGTAAAGGCACAACAAGAAGGCTGATCTGAAAATAAATAATGCCAATTTGGAAAACCAATGGAACAGAGCATAGCAAGCAATCAATCATCaatcaaccaatcaatcaatcaatccgACAGGCTGTACTTTACCTCCATTGCCCTTCCTTTTCGCCGTTTTTACAGAGGCCTGCCATCACCTTCTTCTTCAAGTCCGAGACAGAGAAGCACTTGAAGGAAGGATCCCGTTCCGGCGGCCCGGAGGACGAGTTGCCGCTGTTGGAGGAGAGAAGCTTCACTCGCTCCCGGGAAAGCGGCTGAGACGAAGTGTCAGAGCCcccagaggaggaggaggaggaggaggaggaagcgtCGTCGGTTGCCATTTTGAGGCTGGGAATGTAGTCCTGGAGCATATCGGCCACCTCCTTGAAGCGGCGGAGATAGAGGAGAGACCTGGCTTTGAGTTCGAGGGCTTCCTCGAGGCGGGGGGAGATGGAGAGAGCCGCGTCCAGAAGGCCCACAGCCGATGCGATCTCGCTGTGTTCGTTGGTCGTAATCAGGCTTCTGGCGTCTTTCATATACTTTTCCACAACCTGTGCAATCAATATTACCAGCAAAGTTGAAACATTAACAACCTGTGCAATCAACATTCATGTCTCTACAAATTTGAATGCCTTTATTGAGAAAAGAATGAATCAAGTGGTAAGTAAGAAATAAGATGAAAAGCAATACCTTTCGGGTGCTAAGCCACCAGTGCTTCTTCTCATTGGAAGTGGAAGAGAGACAGGAAGATGAATGAGTAGCAGCCATTGTTGCTGTTAATCTCTTGTAAGAGACTTCACCAATCACCATCAACCccttctcctctcctctcctttcctctcttctcttttcctctctgcaatattcccttccaaacaagggaagggaagggaaggcCGAAGGGAAGGAAGGACAATTGTGTATTTATATATGgaagcaaaaaattaaaaaaagggagTACGAAGataagagaaggagagagagggaggagcaGGAGGAGGAGCATTTAAAATCTGCTCAAAATTTTGGAGAGTAAATATAAGAGGTGGGAAGAAGGTGGTGGAGAGAACAAAGCcctcatttttattattattcttattaataaaagaaattgCCAGCTTTGACtcttgataattaaaataaaattaagtttaataataaataaaagagagaaaaaggggTTTGATCCTAGAAGTTAATAGCTGGCGCCACCAGGCACATACCTCTCACTGCACACAGTGGTTAGATTCTCTCCCAAGTCTCTCAATCCTACGACCCTGCGATATGACCAATGACACTGGGTGCACCCGGTCACCGCATGATTCCGACTAGATATACCCAGTGATCAATCACGGGTCCTTGGGTTCAAACTTCTGGCCGCACAAGATAAGGAACCACAAATTTGCCCCCAAAACTCCGACTAATGAATTAATAAATACTCAAAATacttaataaattttaaaattaaaataaaaaacaccatgcttgaattattaattaattttaattaaacttgATAAAAGTCTAATTTTGTGACTTATTACTAGGCTGAGTTCACTTTATTAGGTTCGATTCATTCAGTAATTattctatcatttttttttgctatCCTTTTATTAAATTGTGATCAATGtcataataatattattttgtactcaattttaaattaaatattatattaatttttttgttctaattcgtattttaatttttttttctagcttCCTCGCAAGTTAACTAGTCTATGTTTTAGGTATATATATCGGCAAATAAAGTAGAAATTTATAAATGTATGGAAGTTTCATGTTTGATTCAcattaatattaaaaagaagGTATGGGCTCGTTGTAATAATATATTGGATTTACTTGACCTTTTGCCTTGAATCATTGATTAGTGAATGATGTTAAAATGGGAATGATCTtttgaaaagaaaggaaaaccaaaaatgaattgaagaatgaAGGCATCCAAATGCACTACTTTACTCATGTTTATCTTTTATCCTATAAAGGAAACCTTTTTTTAAGATTTACTTGCTCAGATTATTGgttttccttcattaattatcAACTTGTCTTCCATTTACATATAATTTCATGCTGCTTTGTGGATTATGATCAACTGTATAATTAAAATACGTCATTTCCGAATCCACACCTAAACATAGACATGTTAAGTATTTGATTAGTTAATTGACTCTATTAATTTAATCTTACACAATTAAAAAAGCAAAGTAATTTCCAATACGTGTTGATACATGCTTAGAGTTTcaaatattttgattaattgattaGAGGGTTGTTAAGTAGAGCATATCTGTTATTTTTATTACTAATTAAATATATGTTGTTTCATATGAGTGGTCAAATTATTCAAGAAATGCTACCAAATGTATTACATTACATGTGTGGGATAGTGTGACATGTGGAGATGCTttgatattttctttctttttttgggggCCGGAGTGTAAGATGCTTCTTTAGCAATACAAAAAGCAATTTCAAATGTTCGATTGATTTATTAAGCAAGTTTcataaaataaaccaaaagCTTATATTAGTAGCAACCTTTTTCTTTACATAATCCCCAGTTAAAGAATATATTATTTTCCTTatttgaattggatgattgagAATACGATAAGTTTTGTCATTCAATCTCAAAAAATAAGAGAAAGATAGTGAATCTAATGATTTGACGGTCAGTAAAATAAATAGGATATTATAAAGAATAGAGAAATTGAGGAAGAGAAGATTAATAAATATAATTAGAGTGGGTCAATTGGATGATAAGCTAGCGAGCAAGCAAACAAGGAAATTGATATATTTAGAAGGAAAAACAAGGAATTTTAAAGGCCGGGGTGAAAGTAGAGAAAGTGACCCTTGCATTGCATTGCAAGGCACAGGAATCAtgcttttccttttgctttgcttttataatttttcacccgCATTCCACATTTCtttgagtgaatgaatgaatgcacaTGAAATATGGATGGATATATGGATCGCGACTTGCAAGCAGCATCAGCCAGCATGAGCTTATATAATTAACTTTTCCCTCCTTTCCCTTTCCTCTCTCCTGTGCGGCTGCCTGGAGTCTGGAGAAGTGGGGAGCGCCGTGCCCCCACCAAACTCCAAACCCTATTTACCCTCAcaaaactcattcattccttTCCTACCATTCTCTTGGCCACCTCACCCTGTGATCCTCTAAGCCCACTGTCTACGTGTCATTTCCTCGTGCTGGGTCCCAAGTTTCAAGGACCACTGCCGGTGTCCAGATCAGCCAGACTCTTGAACAATGCTTGCTAGTTGCTAGTTGCTGCCGCCACCACCACGATGGCGATGGCAATGCCCTCCTTTCCTTTGGTACCATTTTCAATACATTATTGGCGTTGGAGTTGGATATATATAATAAGACTTCGTAAGAGAGATTATATTTTTAGATCACATGAAATGGTGGTtgatagttgaatttttttttaattattaaataataaatttaattatttatcgttatattatttagtttacaaaatataattcaagTAAATGGTTTCTCTAACAACATATCATATAATAATCCTTGTgtgtgttgtgtgtgtgtgtgtgtgtatatgacTAGCTCTGAATTTGTATTATATCTATttactctgtgtgtgtgtggttaTATAGTGTCTGTTGTAGGATCAATCGTTTTAATATCGCACATGATCCCCACCCCAACTTCATATAACAGAATACAGATAGCAACGGCAGCTTATATTAATCCATTATAGGAATATATAATTCGCCCCAAATCCCTGCAGGCAATAAATTAATAAACTCAAAATCATAAACGAATTAATGCACCCCTTCATTTCTTAATTACTAGCATAGCATTCATCTTTCTCTATTGTGTATGCTGATATCTCTTGCAATATATATTAACTTAATAATCATGCTCATTTCTGTAACTCACCAAAATTATATGAaccaaactaattaaaattcGACAgatattcttaattaatttcatgtacaataattatatttaacTAATGGAGTCCTTCTCATTGGCTATTAGCATGAGGATTATATGCCTCATAGTTTGCGTTGTTCAAAAAATTAAAGGTcatgtttgataaccattttattttcgttttagttttcaAACGTTGTGTTTGAGATACAAATGAAGTATATGTATGGGAGAAAGGAAGGATAAAGAACAATAGTGTGAAAcacgaaaataaataaataatgaatgaaaacaaaattttgaaagtgaAACTAATAACTTCaaacgttttttattttttattttcattttgtgtgCTTTTCCTTATAAGTTTATTTTGGATTAAACATTTCCCATACCATCATTAGTAACTCTTCTAtatccctcatttctctcatgCATGTATTTCTCTTATATCTCtaacacaaaaatgaaaataaaaaatgaaaaacaaaatggttaccAAACGAGCCCTAAAATACATGTAAGGTGTTTGAAGCTTTGTTTCAATAAAGTGCCTTAAAATAAATACAAGGTCAATAAAATCGTTCTGTTCGTTAAAATATAATTGTCGATGATGTAATTAATATTAAGAATGGAggatatatatgattgatgaaaTACTAAAATTTCCTGTTCGAATGAGATTATTATGGGATGGAGACATACTAGACAATAATGGAGGATAAATTTGTTGCTCTTGCTCCCATAggttagggaccattttggacTCACGCACGTCTACAAGGCAAAGCCAGGCCAAGAGGTTTGGTTTCTTCCGATATTCACACACAGAGATATGAGATATGAGATGGCTGCGACGCGTCGTTGTACAGCTAAGAATTTAGAATTCCAGCT contains the following coding sequences:
- the LOC137743429 gene encoding uncharacterized protein; translated protein: MVIGEVSYKRLTATMAATHSSSCLSSTSNEKKHWWLSTRKVVEKYMKDARSLITTNEHSEIASAVGLLDAALSISPRLEEALELKARSLLYLRRFKEVADMLQDYIPSLKMATDDASSSSSSSSSGGSDTSSQPLSRERVKLLSSNSGNSSSGPPERDPSFKCFSVSDLKKKVMAGLCKNGEKEGQWRYLVLGQACCHLGLMEDAMALLQTGKRLATAAFRRQSICWSDDSFSLSSFNPSNDMLSSANAPATPPRMLSESETVTHLLTHIKLLLRRRTAAIAALDAGLYSEAIRHFSKILDGRRGAPQGFLAECYMQRASAFRAAGRIAEAIADCNRTLALEPSCIQALDTRASLLETIRCLPDCLHDLEHLKLLYNSILRDRKLLGPAWKRHNVRYREIPGRLCLLTTKIQQLKQRVASGETGNVDYYALIGLRRGCSRSELERAHLLLCLRHKPDKATIFIDRCELVDDRDVDSIRDKAKMSALLLYRLLQKGYSNVMATITEEEAAEKQRKKAAAALQGAQAAAMQVHVSQNQAQESQAAAMESSSSSSWSSNSSNRNRSIHNKNNMHSSSSEAKEAAASFQGVFCRDIAVVGNLLSQVGFNRPIPVKYEALSC